The DNA region CGCCATAATCCCGGCACGTTCAGGTACACCTCGCTGATATGTTGCGCAGATGGCAAACGAGACGATCCTGGGGGCACAGCCGCGGCCAAGAGTTGCCGTAATCGCCCGCGATAGCCTTCTGCCAATCTTTGATGGGCTGACTGATGTCGCTCCAACGGTGGACTTCTTCAATCACTCTTCTGAGTTTAGCTGCATAGAGTACGACATTATCGTTTCGACTCAGTCAAACCTGGTCGGCCAAGACGACGGTTCAGAACGCTTCATGCGTGATGTCTTCCTCGAAGACGACTGCGGTGATGCAGTCCAGGTGTATGTAGCGTCCCCGGGTGGCGGCATCGAAGAGATGCCGTACATCTTCTACGCGGGAGTTCGCCTCCTCGAAGAGGAACAGTTCCCGGGCGCCGTAAGACTCAACTGGTGCCGTGACGTGGTCGTCGCCGAGTGCAAGCCTCCACCGCCCATGAAGTTGCCGGATCTTGTTGAGCTCACTTCGGAGCTTCATGACGAGATGGTGCGGTCAGAGCACAAGGAGGCGTTCTTCCTTGCAGCGGATCAGGCACCAACATGGGAATCGGCGGAGGGCTACCAGGGGTTGGGCATCTACAACGATGGTGTTGGGCGGAAAGCACTCGCAGCAGTCGTTCCTAGTTCGGGTGGAAGTGAGGCACTCCTGTTGCCGTCATACGTGCCGAACTTGGCCCGATGGTTGAACACACTAATACCCAGATGGCGTCAACGATCACCTGAGCGATTTCCTCAGGAGCTGGATTGGTCGAGCGACGATGAGTGGTCTACCGCTGAGGAGCGCTACGTGAGGCAGCGGATAGGACGGATCCAGAACGACAAGCGCGCAGCTGTATCCGAATTCGACGAGCAGATTAAGTCGCTCTCCGCCGAACTCCACCGCGTCAACCTGGCCGCCGATAGCGGTCCGAGGCGGATGCTGACCAACCAAGGTACGGAACTGGTCGATGCTGCCGCCCAAGCCATCCGGGACCTTGGCTTCGACGTTATCGACGCAGACCGTGACCTGGACTCTGAACGAGGTCAGAAGCTGGAGGATCTTCAGATCCGTGAGCCCAATCGTGAAGAGTGGATTGCTCTCGTCGAGGTGCGCGGCTACAAGGGAGGGGCCAAGACAAGCGACTTCCAGCGGCTTGCACGATTCGCAGCCAGGTACGAACGCGAGACCACGGTGTCGCCAAGCAGGAGATGGCTGATCGTCAATCATCTCATCAACGAACCTCCAGCTTCGCGACCGAAGGCCTTCGAGAGCGCGCCGGAGGACCTTGAACTATTTGCCGAGGACGGTGGTCTCGTCATTGACACCCGAGACCTGTTTCAGGTTGTTCAGATGGTAGAAGCCGGGACTCTGGGCTGGGAGACAGCCGTGGACGCACTTAGTACTCAGACCGGTCTGTTCGATCTGCCTAGTTCGGACCCGCCCGAGTAGAATAGGCATCAGGACGCGCCTGGAACCGGAAGTTGAAGAGTCGATCGTCGCGACGTGGATTCGCTATATAGAGCTGCGATTCGTGGATCAGTCGAAGCAGGCAGCGAGTATGGTCCTCAAATCCCGTCCGAATCGGACGCTTCCGCTTCAAGGCATGAGATTTCTCCTGCGGCTAGTCGTTCGTTAAGCCGACCGACTCTTGAATCTGATGCTAGAAGAGCTACAATTTCGCCGTGTTGCCATCCAAGGTTTCGTAGTATCACGCCTCTAATCAGCCACGACAGATATTCAGAAAAGTAATACATATCAAAGGTGTCAACCTTGGTCCGGACGTCTTTGCTGCGCCCATGGGTGACAGTGTTCCGCGTCTTGACTATCGCTCCAAGTACGCGATCTGGGAACAATTCAGAGTCGCTCCCGACGGCAGCCTCGCGCAGCGCGAACATGCGCTGCCGGAGTGTGACGTCCCTTGCGAACCTCAGTTGGCCCTTCATGAACGCCTTGAGATCCTCGTCCTGCACATGCGTGATTGCTTCATCCCTGAGCTGCTTGTATTCTGCCTCGGTGTAATTGAATTGAGAGAGCTCGGAATCGCGGTGCAGAGCCTCCGCTGCGTGGCATAGCGTCACGAAACGGACTTCTGCGTAGGTCCCTGTGGGCGCTCGTTCGATGCCGAAGGTAAGGTGCATCGAACGCTCGTACTGTTGATAACTCGCGAACCAGCTCTGGACAAGCTCTATGAGCTGTTCTTGGCTCAGACCGTGAGGATCCACGAGATACTGGTCGATCCTCGAGGTCGTGCCAAGATCAGACGGCTCGCCTAACCAACCGTTGTTGAATACGACCGGGAAAGTTTGAGGGATCGTTCTGCCTTGACCAATATCGAGATCTTCTTTGATGCTGATACTGGTACTCCTGCTACTGCTGCCAGTTACGAGGTTGCTGAAGTCGACGAGCGGCGAAAGGTAGCGGTCGAGCGCCTCAGTGAAGGGAATCTCCTCGGCAAACACGAATCGAAGCTGGACCTGCTCCTGGAGGCTGGCAAAGCCAACAGTACTTGGGCCTATTCCTGACACCTTAACTCCGGGAACCAACTCCAATAGTGTTCCGTTGATTTGGATGGCCGTGTTGTTGCGTGGCTCATATTTGAACATGGCGCCGCCGAATTCGTCACTACCTGTCTCTGTTGTGTGCATGCTGGCCGCGAGACCTGACAGACCGCAGCGCAGAAGCCACTCTTCCAACTCCGGTATCCGTACAATGAGGCAGCTGACGTCGGGCTGTTCGAGTGATTTGTCGTGTGCTCCAAAGAGGGCGAACCTAGGCTGGAAGACGGAACGGCCCTTGCCGGGAATGTTAACTGAAAGGTTAGTGCGCTCGCATTGGTAAAGAGTTACGTACTGGTTGGATAGCTCGCCCAGGATCGTGGGTACAGACTCCAGATTGAAAGCTTCGTTTGGGTCGCGGCGGAACCTGCCGACGAGCTCTAGCCTCAGCGACTCGCCCGGCTCATAGATGAGTTCCCCCGACAGGGAGTTCTCCTTGTTGTTCGGCAGGTACCAGTCGCCCGACTCCCGGAATGGCTCGGTCAGCTTTCGTTCGCCCATGCCACCAGAATAGGGCAGTGTGGTTCGGGGTCGGTTCCGGAAGCGATCAATCAAAGTTCAGTAGTCGCAGTCGAACACATGCACACCGTCCCCATCTTGGCCAACCTGCAGCTCACAGGCGAGGTCTCGGGCGAACGCTTCGATATCGAGCCGTATGTACGGCCGCAGCATCTCCGGCCCCAGCCCCTCGGTATCGACTCCGAGGTCATCGAGTAGCTGCTCGGCGTAGTCCTCCATCGAGTCCCAGCGCCCGAGGTAGTGCTGGTCGAATTCGTCCAGCTCCTGCTCACCGGTGCCAACACAGCCCACCCAGTGGGCGAAGGCCGGTCCGTGTTTGGCCAGCCCTGCTCCGATTCGAGCGATGGTGTCGGTCTGTTCGTATTCGGACAGGTGGATGCCGCCGAAGCCTTCGTAGTCGTGGATGGCCCACTCTTCGGCTCCGGGTTGGCTAGATCGTTCCAGCATGGCCGTGATGGCCTCCTCGATCTCGTCTTCGTCTTGGTCGGCCCGGATCCAGGCTCCGTGCAGCACTCCGGCGTTGTAGTCGGACAGTGACGCCGCGTAGATCTTGGGTGTCGGCCAGTCCGATCCTTCGGCTCGTTGGTCGGTTCGGTCCTGCTCCTGCCCGTCCCCGAGGCCCATAGCCCCGTCCGGATGTCGGCGCTGGCCGTGTTGTTGGTCATCTTCGTGTGGTTGTCGTGGTTGGTTCTCCATTTCGTTGTCTCCTTTGCGTATTCGTGGTTGTTGTTCAGGCCGCCTTTGCGGGCGGCTGTTGTCGCTGCTTCTCGATTCGTGTCCGTGCCAGCTCGGCGTAGCCAGGGTTGAGTTCGATGCCGAGCCAGTCCCGACCGTGCCGCCGGGCGGCGACTGCCACGGTTCCGGCTCCGAGGAATGGATCGAGCACGATGCCGGGCCGATGCTCGCCGCCGCAGTCACAGCCCGGTTCCAGCTCCCCAGCCACTGCCAGGTGCCCTACCAGGCGGTGGGTGCCACGTCGCCACGGCTTGTCGCAGTTGGTGCAGACCCGTTCGGGGCAGCTGGCCAGCAGCGGTCTGGTGACGAGCTGTTCGGGGAAGGTGGCGAAGTGGGCGCCTCGGAAGTTGGAGGTGGCCAGGTGCCAGACGTCCCCGGGGTTCTTGCCGAGCGGGTGTCCGGCCCTCCCGGCTGCCTTGGCGGCTTTCAGCCCGGATTGGTTCCCGGCCAGCGGCCCGGCCCAGTCCGGTTTGGACAGCGAAGCCGTTCCCGTGGTTTCTCCACCTGATCTGTCCGCCGTGCTGCCGGCTGTTCGAGTGGTGCGGTGGGGGATTCGGATGGCGTCGAGGTCGAAGTAGTAGTGCCGGCTGTGGGTGAGTAGGTAGATGCTCTCCCAGGTGCAGCTGAGCCGGTCCTTCACCGAGGAGGGCATCGGGTTTGTTTTGGCCCAGACGATCTTGTTGCGGACGGTCCACCCCCGCTTGGTGAGCTCCAGGGCGATTCGTTCCGGTCCGAGCAGCAGGCTCTTGGCGGGTGCTCCGACCGATTCATGTCGGCTGTAGCTGTCGCCAAGGTTGAGCCACAGACTCCCGGTCGGCTTGAGTAGCCGCCCGCTGGCCTCGACTACGTCAACGAGCTGCTCGACCCAGCGTTCAACTGAGGCTTCCAGCCCAATCTGGTCGTCGGTGCCGTAGTTGCGCAGCGCGAAGTAGGGCGGGCTGGTGATGACACAGTCGACCGACGATTCCGGCAGGGTGGGCAGCACGTGGCGGACGTCGCCCTCGATGATCTGGTTCCTGGGCAGCCTCACGGCTTACCTCCGGACAACACCTCCACCGCCTTGTCGGTGGTGGTGACGACAAACAGCTCCCGCTCGACCGTCCGCAGCCCGGCGATGGTCCGCTCCAAGAACTCCCGCCGTCGTTCGCTGGGGGTGATCCACAGCACCTTGGGGAACACGCCGGTATGGTGTTGTTCGGTACCGGTGGTCCAGTAGTCGTGGTAGGTCCGGCACTTCCGCCCGATCCGCTACCGGATTCGGTGCCCAGGTCGACCTCGATGAACCACAACAGCTCCGACTGGCTGGTGGCTGTCACCATGTACAGGTCGGGTTTGAGTGTCTCGACACCGCCCAGTCCTCGCTGGAAGCTGCGCCAGCAGTCCGGCTCGGTCTGGTGGTCGACCAACTCCAGGGTTCCGGCCGTCTCGGCGATTCGGGCGTCGACGACCAGCTGGGCGATTGCCAGGGTGTGGTCAACGAACCCGGCCGACGGCTCACGCCAGCGTCGTCGACTGTCCCCTTCGAGCAGTCGGTGCCCGATAGGGCCGATTCCGTAGACATGTCCGGCCGATCCAGCTCGCACCCCGCCGACCCGTCGGTCGAGGCGGACCAGCAGTCGGTCACGGGCCAGGCGGGCTAGTACCCGGCGGGTTGCTCTGGCTGCGGTCAGCGGCGTGGCGTGCCCGGTGAAGTGCAGCCGTTCGATCTGCCGTGCGCCGAGCAGCCGGAACCGCCTGACGGATTCCAGGATGTCGCGGTCCCGCTGGGTGAGTCCGTCGCTCAGTCTGGACAGGGCTCTCGGTCCGACCCGGCGAGCACTCACAGACAACCTCCAGAGTGCATACCAGTCGGCTCCTCCGGGGTGACCCTGGCGGTGCCAGCACAGGTTCCCCGGCCCGGGGTTGACCACACGACCGGACGGGCGACCGGACACCTCACGACTGCCTCCGTGGGCGCTGCCCGATCCCATTCCCACCCTTATCTGGTGGCTGGCCGACAGCGTCGGCCAGCTGGTCCTCAACCGCTTGGCGGTCCTGCCCGTAGCGTTCCCGGCTCCGGCGTCGCACCACTCTCGGGTCGCTGATCGATGCCGGTGGAGCGATGGTTCGCCCCGAACCGAAGTCGGTGATCTGCCCGCCAGCGGCCAGCGAGGCGTAGACCTCGAAACGCTCCAGTCCCATGAAGTCCTCGGCATCGAGCCGTGTGGTGGTTTGGCCACCGCATGGGCGTCGTCAGATCCGAGCTGGAAACAGACCCGGCTGCGGGCGTTGGCCAGGACGGCTTGGCGTACCGACGGTGTCAGCTGGGCCAGGTGCTGGTGGGCCAATGTCAATCCCAGTCCCAGTCCGCGGGCCTGAGCCAACACGTCGCTCAGGTCGGTTGGCAGGTGCAGGTAGTCCTGGAACTCGTCGATGAAGCACATCACCGGGTGCCGCCGACGTGCCTCAATGGCCGAGCGGGCCTGGGTGGCCTGCCACAGCTGGGGTGAAATGAGGTGTAGTTGGCTCGGGTCTGGGCGCGTCAAGGGTGGGGTCGGGGCGAAGCCCCGAAGATTCTGATTTGGGGGGCCGGTTGGGTCAGGCAGCGGGGGTGAGGTTGACGGTGTATCCGGCTGCTTGGAGTTCCTTGACGTGCCGGTTCACTTTGGCTTTGGGGTCTTTGCGGTTGTCGTAGTAGCCGGAGCCCAGGTCGCGGTAGATCTCCCCGGTGATGGCCATGTGGTAGGCGGCGACCAGCATGCTGTGAGCGATCGCGACAGCGGCTTTGTTCGGTCCTCGCCGCCGAGCGATCCGCTTGTAGCGCTCGGAAAGGAACGTCCCTTTGGTTCTCGCCGCTGCACGGGCGGCTTCCACAAGGGCGCCTTGGAGATGCCGGCTGCCTTGTCGTGTCCCGGCAGGCCGACGCTTTCCAGCCGATTCGTGTGAGGCCGGCGCTAGCCTGGCCCACGCAGCAAGATGCTTGGCAGAAGGGAACCGGCCCATATCGGCACCGATCTCAGCGACCATCATCTCAGCGGTCCGGGTCGACACCCCAGGGATCGTCGACCACAACCGGACCAGCTCGTCAAAAGGGCGGGTCGCCTCAACAATCTCATCTGACAGCTCGTCGATCGTGGTATCCAGGAAATCGATGTGGGCGATGATCGCTTTGGCGACCACGGAGTGTTGGCGGCCCCAGCGGCCCTCCAACGCCTCGACCAACGCGGGGATCTTCGGCCGCATCCGTCCCTTGGCCAGCTCGGCGAGAACCTCGGGGTCCACTTGCCCGGAGATGAGCATCTCGATCATCGCCCGAGACGACTTCGACCACACCTTCGATGCGACCGACGTCAACTTGATCCCGGCATCCTGGAGAACCTTCTCCAGACGCTGCATCTCGACCCCACGGGCAACAATCTGGGTTTTCCGGTAGCGGGTCAACTCCGTAACGCCCGGATCTCGGGCTCTGGGACCATCGACGCCCGAACCATCCCGTGTGCGGCCACATCGGCGAGCCACTCCGCATCGGACATGTCGGTCTTCCGACCCGGCACGTTTTCACATGATGGGCGTTGACGAGCCACATGTCGTCGAAACGGCCCTCCAGCCCATAGAACACCGGTTTCCAATACACCGGTCGATTCCATCACCACCAACTCAACGTCGGCATCCGCGAGCCACTCGCCCAGCCCACGGACCCCTTGACGGTGGTGGAGAACCGCTCCTTGATCACCGACACCTCGACGCCGTCGAATATCTCAACACACGCGGTCACCGAGTCCCGATGCACATCCAAACCGGCCACCCGGTTCGAAATCCGTCTCATAATGCTCACCCTCCCAGGTCATGCCCGCGTGATGCGGCCGCTGAGGGAAGACCAGGAACGAATCAAAATCTGGGGTTCGTGCTCGAAGCAACACTCCCCGGTCCTTCGGGCCTCGCACCAGACTGACTGCGGGCTCTCGGCTCCAAGAATGAACGGCGACCACACCCCAGCGGCCACCCACCCATCATTTCATCCTCACCCCGATGGCGCACCCGCCATAGAGACTGACTGAACACCAGCGACCCGAGCAGTCCGGCGGCTTCGGAGCCGAGCGTCCCCTTGGCGAGGGACACCAGCAGGATCTTCCGTTCGGTGAACACCTCGGACAGGGCGAAGGCCGGGCGGGTCTGTCCGAGCACGGCCCGAAGTCGTGGCCGCAGGAGAAACGGACGGAGCTTGTTCATCACCGGTGCGATGACCTGTTGGCGTTGTTCCTCGGAGATCGAGTCGTACCAGGACCAGAACGGCCCCAGCGCCACCCGGTCCTCCAGCCCGCCGATCACCCGACGCCTGTATGCGGCATTGGTCAACAGCACCGGCAGCATCGGCAGACAGGCCTCATCCCGGCCCACCAAACTGAGCAGCCCGGCGTGCAGGATGTCCTGGGTGCGAGGCCCCCAGTTGTCCCGGTACAGACCGTGAAACACCGCCAGCACCTGATCTGCCACCAACTCCGGCACCGCAGCCCCAACTCTCAGCGGGTTCAACCCCACCGGCCGCTCAGCATCGGTCGGGTCCAACACCACCACATCGTCCAGCCGATCCCGTGGCACTCGTGCCAGCACGTCGTCGATGAGGTCACCTTTGGGTTCGATGACCACCACGCCTCGTCCGGCAGCCATGTCCTGGCAGATCAGGCCGAGCAGCAGGGTTGACTTGCCGACCCCGGTCGGCCCCAAACAGTGGGTGTGCAACAGCGAGTCCGTCGCCGAAAGCGCCAAGGTCCGTCGCTCACCTGGCATCCGACTCTCAGCCACCACCCGCCCCGAACGAGCCACTGACGACGACGCTGCCAGCAGACGGCTCCGAGCCTGGGGCAACCCAGGAAACGGCCCGTCACCCGACGGCCAACACAGCAGCCCGGCCAGCTCCTCAACGTTGAGACGCAGCGGCCATGCCCACGGCTCGCGCACCTGCACAATTCGCCGGTAGGAACACGGCACCAGCGTCATCTTCACCCCGGCACCTTCCAACACCCGAAGGCCTCCCAGCACCGCCAGCGCCAGTTCTTTGGCTCGGCTTCGGCTTCCAGCGCTCACCGCAATCCGGGCGACGGCCCGGAAACCCGGCTGTGTCACCTTGTCGCGCAGCGCCCGCCGACGTTCACCGTCCACCGGCCGACCACCGCCAACGATCTGGCGGCCATGCTGGGTGATTGAGCCGGACGGAAGCTCGTCGACACTGTTCGGCACCGCCACCGCGGGCAGGCGAGGACCGACCAGCCACTGCACCGTGACCGATTCTTTGGTGGCCAGCCGACCAAGTGCACTGAGCACCGACCGGGCCGCCACCTCCCTTGATCCGTTCTTAGCGCCCGATTGGCCGTCTCCAAACGAACCGACCAGCCCCAACCGTCCTTGGGAAGTCGCCGTGTCATTGGGCTGGTCGTCACCGCCGGACAGAACGCCTCCAACCGATCCGTGAGGGTCGCCAGCACTGGGGAGTGGCCCCCTACCCGGTACTCGACCTTCCCGGCCTGGCCGGACAGCTCGAATACCAGCGGAGCCTGTCGCCGTTCGGCGGCCAGCGACCGCACGAACGCCTCCACGCTTGAGGAAACGAGGTCTCGCCCGAAATCC from Candidatus Microthrix subdominans includes:
- a CDS encoding IS110 family transposase, yielding MQRLEKVLQDAGIKLTSVASKVWSKSSRAMIEMLISGQVDPEVLAELAKGRMRPKIPALVEALEGRWGRQHSVVAKAIIAHIDFLDTTIDELSDEIVEATRPFDELVRLWSTIPGVSTRTAEMMVAEIGADMGRFPSAKHLAAWARLAPASHESAGKRRPAGTRQGSRHLQGALVEAARAAARTKGTFLSERYKRIARRRGPNKAAVAIAHSMLVAAYHMAITGEIYRDLGSGYYDNRKDPKAKVNRHVKELQAAGYTVNLTPAA
- a CDS encoding antirestriction protein ArdA, giving the protein MGLGDGQEQDRTDQRAEGSDWPTPKIYAASLSDYNAGVLHGAWIRADQDEDEIEEAITAMLERSSQPGAEEWAIHDYEGFGGIHLSEYEQTDTIARIGAGLAKHGPAFAHWVGCVGTGEQELDEFDQHYLGRWDSMEDYAEQLLDDLGVDTEGLGPEMLRPYIRLDIEAFARDLACELQVGQDGDGVHVFDCDY
- a CDS encoding site-specific DNA-methyltransferase, with amino-acid sequence MRLPRNQIIEGDVRHVLPTLPESSVDCVITSPPYFALRNYGTDDQIGLEASVERWVEQLVDVVEASGRLLKPTGSLWLNLGDSYSRHESVGAPAKSLLLGPERIALELTKRGWTVRNKIVWAKTNPMPSSVKDRLSCTWESIYLLTHSRHYYFDLDAIRIPHRTTRTAGSTADRSGGETTGTASLSKPDWAGPLAGNQSGLKAAKAAGRAGHPLGKNPGDVWHLATSNFRGAHFATFPEQLVTRPLLASCPERVCTNCDKPWRRGTHRLVGHLAVAGELEPGCDCGGEHRPGIVLDPFLGAGTVAVAARRHGRDWLGIELNPGYAELARTRIEKQRQQPPAKAA
- a CDS encoding type IV secretion system DNA-binding domain-containing protein, encoding MLSALGRLATKESVTVQWLVGPRLPAVAVPNSVDELPSGSITQHGRQIVGGGRPVDGERRRALRDKVTQPGFRAVARIAVSAGSRSRAKELALAVLGGLRVLEGAGVKMTLVPCSYRRIVQVREPWAWPLRLNVEELAGLLCWPSGDGPFPGLPQARSRLLAASSSVARSGRVVAESRMPGERRTLALSATDSLLHTHCLGPTGVGKSTLLLGLICQDMAAGRGVVVIEPKGDLIDDVLARVPRDRLDDVVVLDPTDAERPVGLNPLRVGAAVPELVADQVLAVFHGLYRDNWGPRTQDILHAGLLSLVGRDEACLPMLPVLLTNAAYRRRVIGGLEDRVALGPFWSWYDSISEEQRQQVIAPVMNKLRPFLLRPRLRAVLGQTRPAFALSEVFTERKILLVSLAKGTLGSEAAGLLGSLVFSQSLWRVRHRGEDEMMGGWPLGCGRRSFLEPRARSQSGARPEGPGSVASSTNPRF